Proteins co-encoded in one Cytophaga hutchinsonii ATCC 33406 genomic window:
- a CDS encoding cyclic nucleotide-binding domain-containing protein gives MKKFFKKYLNKLLDIEQGELKPVLLLLFFSFFLGISVVTYDIGSSTMFLEFYDQNRISEAFLVSGLLGVVSTLIFAYFQKRIPFSILARITLILVLVTIIVFTFLLQRFPDIHKLRYLVFASLGSINALTLLCFYGIIGRAFNLRNEKRLTGTVDQGQLFATVIAFFVVFLIPESVPVVDYFYFSVGAMIVSFSLYILFIRRHSTEKLLTINKAEELEASPGFRQLFSNKYIRLLAQLSLVSVIILQFMEFSFFSAGLEAYKEVSADGRVYVNDIDLAKFLAGYGTVLTLFNMIFQLVGADRIINTIGVKLSLFILPVLLGIFSILTALVGGFFGDTKYDALLGINETFILFFIFVCLSKIFLQTCIESFEEPIYKNFFLPINSRIRHDVQTKVEGVFRQFAVVVAAGFLILFGVLSFKLIYFSVALIIAVCIYTYVIVKLYTEYRSTLQDTLTAQRGRQDFRDDSNDKSVQAILLQELKTDSGTRIITTLKMTERLDPALLEKSVHLYTNHASERVRRYVFNKIEESKLLSASHELKEIIRKKEIPIETKALAEHALLNLNDVEKMLTSPGQILKLSRSKDPVDKELAVKLIRNNFNEEMARQLFDLLRESNPRVRKSALLTAGTIKLTQYWMLLIENLSLPSFANFASAGLEYIGEKVIPTLDLAFYKTGQNLQTKIRIIQVYSKIGGEHAIEVLWNKINYPDRKVVSEALLALRNLAYIAKGDRASKIKQLLIQEIALCSWKIAALDEIKEQINPTPLYQALLEEIEENDENIYMLLSLIYHQGSVKLVEENIKSRTVEGVLYAIELLDVFVDDELKPMLVPLLDQISLSEKILKLQESFPRESYDEITILYHLINKDYNEINRWTKACAIHKLLLMKKVKVNDTLIANLFNPDKLIREVTAKLIHTNDPDAYHVLCQRIPERHKKELDALIVSSKMVSWKTDMFEKVTFLKSIPVFLNISGALLALLADHIEEMHHKAGEVLYKDSLNGANPVSIVYSGMISLSHADGLIEGTYGSKYVLGDELILDTDVMNYTVTATEDTIIFKIDKDRFFDIVSSHYVLSRAVIPALNNELEEAYIKNELVVK, from the coding sequence ATGAAAAAGTTTTTTAAAAAGTATCTCAATAAACTTCTGGACATAGAGCAGGGAGAATTAAAGCCGGTTCTATTGTTGCTGTTCTTTTCATTTTTTTTAGGGATAAGTGTTGTAACGTACGACATTGGTTCCAGTACAATGTTCCTGGAATTTTATGATCAGAACAGAATCTCAGAAGCCTTCTTAGTGTCAGGTTTATTAGGCGTTGTATCAACATTGATTTTCGCGTATTTTCAAAAACGTATTCCATTTTCAATCTTAGCACGCATCACACTAATATTAGTTTTAGTAACGATCATTGTTTTTACTTTTTTATTACAGCGCTTTCCCGATATTCATAAATTACGTTATCTGGTTTTTGCCAGTCTGGGTAGTATTAATGCCTTAACATTATTGTGTTTTTACGGTATTATAGGCCGTGCATTTAATCTTAGAAATGAAAAGCGGTTAACCGGTACCGTAGATCAGGGACAATTGTTCGCTACCGTAATTGCCTTTTTCGTTGTATTCCTTATTCCGGAATCGGTACCTGTGGTGGATTATTTCTATTTCAGTGTGGGAGCAATGATTGTATCTTTTTCATTATACATCCTGTTTATCCGCCGCCATTCTACCGAAAAACTTCTTACGATTAATAAAGCAGAAGAACTGGAGGCGTCACCTGGTTTCAGACAGTTGTTCAGCAACAAATACATTCGGCTGCTGGCTCAGCTATCGCTGGTATCGGTTATTATTTTGCAATTCATGGAATTCTCGTTTTTCTCCGCAGGGCTTGAAGCCTATAAGGAAGTAAGTGCAGATGGCCGTGTATATGTGAATGATATTGATCTGGCAAAATTCCTTGCCGGGTATGGTACGGTACTTACCTTGTTTAATATGATCTTTCAGCTGGTAGGTGCAGATCGTATTATCAATACCATAGGCGTAAAACTTTCACTGTTTATTCTTCCGGTTTTGCTGGGTATTTTCTCCATACTCACGGCGTTGGTAGGAGGTTTCTTCGGAGATACAAAATATGATGCCTTGCTCGGCATTAATGAAACGTTTATCCTGTTTTTTATATTTGTTTGTTTAAGTAAGATCTTTTTACAGACGTGTATTGAATCGTTTGAAGAACCGATTTATAAAAACTTTTTCCTGCCGATCAATTCCAGGATCAGACACGATGTACAAACGAAAGTAGAAGGTGTTTTCCGTCAGTTTGCAGTTGTTGTCGCAGCAGGTTTCCTTATTCTGTTTGGGGTACTTTCTTTCAAACTGATTTACTTTAGTGTAGCACTTATTATTGCGGTGTGTATCTACACATATGTGATTGTAAAGCTATATACCGAATACCGTTCAACATTGCAGGATACACTTACGGCACAACGCGGCAGACAGGATTTTCGAGATGACAGCAATGATAAATCGGTGCAGGCTATTTTGTTGCAGGAATTGAAAACGGATAGCGGAACACGTATTATCACGACGCTTAAAATGACCGAGCGCCTTGATCCGGCATTGCTTGAAAAGTCGGTTCATCTGTATACAAACCATGCATCAGAACGCGTGCGGAGATATGTATTCAATAAAATCGAAGAGTCTAAATTATTGTCGGCATCACATGAACTGAAGGAAATAATCCGTAAAAAAGAAATTCCGATCGAAACAAAAGCATTGGCAGAGCATGCCTTGTTAAATCTGAATGATGTTGAAAAAATGCTTACCTCGCCCGGACAGATTTTAAAACTCTCCCGCTCTAAAGATCCTGTTGATAAAGAGCTGGCGGTAAAACTGATCCGGAATAATTTTAACGAAGAAATGGCGCGCCAGCTCTTCGATTTACTCAGAGAATCTAATCCGCGTGTACGAAAGTCTGCTTTGCTTACGGCAGGTACCATCAAGCTTACGCAATACTGGATGCTGCTGATTGAAAATTTATCGCTTCCGAGTTTTGCAAATTTTGCTTCAGCAGGATTGGAATACATTGGCGAAAAAGTTATACCTACACTTGATCTGGCGTTTTATAAAACAGGTCAAAACCTTCAGACCAAAATCCGGATCATTCAGGTATATTCAAAAATCGGCGGAGAACATGCCATTGAAGTATTGTGGAATAAGATCAATTATCCGGATCGTAAAGTCGTATCCGAAGCATTGCTTGCGCTTCGCAACCTCGCTTACATTGCTAAAGGCGATCGTGCCAGTAAGATCAAGCAGTTACTGATTCAGGAAATTGCTTTGTGCTCCTGGAAGATTGCTGCACTGGATGAAATAAAAGAACAGATAAATCCGACACCGTTGTATCAGGCATTACTGGAAGAGATTGAAGAAAATGATGAAAATATTTATATGTTGTTGTCTCTGATTTATCATCAGGGGTCTGTTAAACTGGTAGAAGAAAATATCAAAAGCCGAACGGTAGAAGGTGTACTCTATGCTATTGAATTGCTGGATGTGTTTGTGGATGATGAATTGAAACCCATGCTGGTTCCGCTTCTGGATCAGATTTCCTTGTCTGAAAAGATTCTGAAGCTTCAGGAATCTTTCCCGAGAGAGTCATACGATGAGATTACTATTTTATACCATCTCATTAACAAGGACTATAATGAGATAAACCGTTGGACAAAAGCCTGCGCGATTCATAAATTACTTTTAATGAAAAAAGTAAAAGTAAACGATACACTTATCGCCAATCTTTTTAATCCGGATAAATTAATCCGCGAAGTTACCGCAAAGCTGATTCATACAAATGATCCGGATGCCTATCACGTGTTATGTCAACGTATTCCTGAAAGGCATAAAAAAGAACTGGATGCGTTAATCGTTTCTAGTAAGATGGTAAGCTGGAAAACGGATATGTTTGAAAAAGTTACGTTTCTGAAATCCATTCCTGTGTTCCTGAATATTTCCGGGGCATTACTCGCGTTGCTGGCGGATCACATTGAAGAAATGCATCACAAAGCAGGAGAAGTGTTGTACAAGGATAGTCTGAATGGCGCAAACCCTGTATCAATTGTTTATTCCGGTATGATCTCCCTTTCGCACGCAGACGGATTAATAGAAGGTACTTACGGTTCTAAATATGTACTGGGAGATGAACTGATCCTGGATACAGATGTGATGAACTATACCGTAACAGCAACAGAAGATACGATCATTTTCAAAATTGATAAGGACCGATTCTTTGATATTGTTTCCAGTCATTATGTATTATCAAGAGCAGTAATTCCTGCGCTGAATAATGAACTGGAAGAAGCATATATTAAAAACGAACTTGTAGTTAAATAA
- the gcvP gene encoding aminomethyl-transferring glycine dehydrogenase, with amino-acid sequence MKIDLTQRGSFQERHIGTSLSEKETMLKAIGVGSLDQLIDETVPANIRLANPLQLPKALSEEEFLVEFKKVVSQNEIFKTYIGLGYYNTLTPTVILRNILENPGWYTAYTPYQAEIAQGRLEALINYQTMVCELTGMEIANASLLDEATAAAEAMTLIYSLRKGTKKNATVFVVSKYTFPQTIDVLLTRSEPLGIKLEMVDPATADFTRTDIFGALVQSPDCNGNVADYTALISAAHANDTLVAFGSDLLSLTLIKSPGEMGADVVFGSSQRFGVPMGFGGPHAGFFATKEEYKRQLPGRIIGVSIDAEGKKAYRMSLQTREQHIRREKATSNICTAQVLLSVIAASYAVYHGPEGLKQIANRVHGFAAALSAIVTEFGFEQTNAAFFDTISIKAPGKGLAIKSAAEKRKINLRYEGDSVFVALDESVTVADLDQLIEVFAEAADKKVVAIDISNKYLRVEGALSGALLRTSAYMTHPVFNTYHTEHEMLRYLKHLENKDLSLTHSMISLGSCTMKLNATTEMIPVTWPEVGQIHPFVPASQVKGYHQLFNNIELWLSEITGFAGVSVQPNSGAQGEYAGLLVIRAYHESRGDTHRNIALIPTSAHGTNPASAVMAAMQVVLVKCDDAGNIDVADLKLKAEQHSKNLSCLMVTYPSTHGVFEESIIEICEVIHRHGGQVYMDGANMNAQVGLTSPGSIGADVCHLNLHKTFCIPHGGGGPGVGPIGVAAHLTPFLPGHAVVKAGGEKAISAVSAAPWGSASILPISYAYIAMMGSEGLTNATKNAILNANYIKSRLEKFYPILYTGTHGHCAHEFILDCRAFKTTIGIEVEDIAKRLMDYGFHAPTVSFPVAGTLMIEPTESESKHELDRFCDAMIAIRAEIAEIENGTADKLDNVLKHAPHTASVITADAWTRSYSRQKAAYPLPYLKTTKFWPSVSRIDSAYGDRNLFCSCIPTEEFAEAELAN; translated from the coding sequence ATGAAAATAGATTTAACCCAAAGAGGTTCCTTCCAGGAAAGACACATCGGTACGTCACTTTCAGAAAAAGAAACGATGCTGAAAGCTATCGGTGTCGGTTCGCTTGATCAGTTGATTGATGAAACTGTTCCGGCAAACATTCGCCTGGCAAACCCTCTGCAATTGCCGAAGGCATTGAGTGAAGAAGAATTTCTGGTTGAATTCAAAAAAGTTGTTTCTCAAAATGAAATTTTTAAAACATATATCGGTTTGGGGTATTACAATACCCTTACGCCAACGGTTATTCTTCGTAATATATTAGAAAATCCGGGTTGGTATACCGCTTATACACCGTATCAGGCAGAGATTGCTCAAGGCCGTCTGGAAGCCCTGATCAATTACCAGACAATGGTTTGTGAATTAACAGGTATGGAGATTGCAAATGCTTCGTTGCTGGATGAAGCTACTGCAGCGGCTGAAGCAATGACGCTTATCTACAGTTTGCGTAAAGGAACGAAAAAGAATGCAACGGTTTTTGTTGTTTCAAAATATACCTTTCCTCAAACCATAGACGTATTGTTAACGCGTTCAGAACCGCTGGGCATTAAATTAGAGATGGTAGATCCTGCAACCGCAGACTTTACACGTACAGACATATTTGGCGCATTGGTACAGTCTCCGGATTGTAACGGAAATGTTGCGGATTATACAGCACTTATTTCAGCCGCTCATGCGAACGATACCTTAGTTGCATTCGGTTCGGATCTGTTGAGCCTGACACTTATTAAATCGCCGGGTGAAATGGGCGCAGATGTTGTGTTCGGTTCTTCACAGCGTTTTGGCGTGCCAATGGGTTTTGGTGGTCCGCATGCAGGTTTTTTTGCTACCAAGGAAGAATACAAACGCCAGCTGCCGGGCCGTATCATCGGTGTGTCCATTGATGCAGAAGGCAAGAAAGCATATCGTATGTCTCTACAGACCCGCGAGCAGCATATCCGTAGAGAAAAAGCAACCTCAAACATTTGTACTGCCCAGGTATTATTATCTGTAATTGCAGCTTCGTATGCTGTATACCACGGACCGGAAGGCCTGAAGCAGATCGCTAACCGTGTACATGGCTTTGCTGCAGCGTTAAGCGCAATTGTTACAGAATTTGGTTTTGAACAAACCAATGCAGCATTTTTTGATACGATTTCAATAAAAGCTCCGGGCAAAGGATTAGCTATAAAATCTGCGGCAGAGAAACGTAAGATCAACCTGCGTTATGAAGGTGATTCAGTTTTTGTAGCGCTGGATGAGTCGGTTACTGTAGCAGATCTGGATCAGCTGATTGAAGTGTTTGCAGAAGCTGCAGATAAAAAAGTAGTAGCTATTGATATTTCAAATAAGTACCTGCGTGTTGAAGGTGCACTTTCAGGCGCGTTGCTGCGTACGTCTGCGTACATGACACACCCGGTATTCAATACGTACCATACAGAGCATGAAATGCTTCGTTATCTGAAGCATTTAGAAAACAAAGATCTTTCGTTAACGCATTCCATGATTTCATTGGGTTCTTGTACCATGAAGCTGAATGCAACAACTGAAATGATTCCGGTAACCTGGCCGGAAGTAGGGCAGATCCATCCGTTTGTACCCGCTTCTCAGGTAAAAGGGTATCATCAGTTATTCAACAATATTGAATTGTGGTTGTCTGAGATCACAGGTTTTGCAGGCGTTTCTGTACAGCCCAACTCAGGTGCTCAGGGTGAATATGCCGGTTTGTTAGTGATCCGCGCATACCATGAAAGCAGAGGCGATACACACCGTAATATTGCATTGATACCGACATCGGCGCACGGTACCAATCCCGCAAGTGCTGTAATGGCAGCTATGCAGGTAGTGCTTGTTAAATGCGATGACGCAGGCAATATTGATGTTGCCGATCTGAAACTAAAAGCTGAACAGCACAGCAAAAACCTATCGTGTCTGATGGTTACGTATCCTTCTACACACGGTGTATTCGAAGAAAGTATCATAGAAATCTGTGAAGTAATTCACCGTCACGGCGGACAGGTTTATATGGATGGTGCAAACATGAATGCACAGGTTGGGTTAACCTCTCCGGGCAGCATCGGAGCGGACGTTTGTCACCTGAACTTACATAAAACCTTCTGCATCCCGCACGGCGGAGGTGGTCCGGGTGTTGGTCCGATTGGTGTGGCAGCGCATTTGACACCGTTCTTACCGGGCCATGCTGTTGTAAAAGCAGGTGGTGAAAAAGCGATCTCGGCTGTTTCTGCAGCGCCATGGGGCAGTGCAAGCATCCTTCCGATCTCCTATGCATATATTGCTATGATGGGTAGTGAAGGACTAACGAATGCAACTAAAAATGCGATCTTAAACGCAAACTATATTAAATCCCGTTTAGAGAAATTCTATCCGATTTTATATACCGGTACACACGGACATTGCGCACATGAATTTATTCTGGATTGCAGAGCCTTTAAAACAACTATCGGTATTGAAGTTGAAGATATTGCAAAACGTTTGATGGATTATGGTTTCCACGCGCCGACCGTTTCATTCCCGGTAGCCGGAACATTAATGATTGAACCAACGGAAAGCGAATCTAAACATGAACTGGATCGTTTCTGTGATGCGATGATTGCCATCCGTGCAGAAATTGCAGAAATTGAAAATGGTACAGCGGATAAACTGGATAATGTATTGAAACATGCACCGCATACAGCAAGTGTTATTACTGCTGATGCCTGGACACGTTCATATTCTAGACAGAAAGCTGCGTATCCGTTGCCTTATTTAAAAACAACGAAGTTCTGGCCTTCTGTAAGCCGTATAGACAGTGCATACGGTGACCGTAACCTGTTTTGCAGCTGTATACCTACAGAGGAATTTGCAGAAGCGGAGCTGGCAAATTAA